One genomic window of Salvia miltiorrhiza cultivar Shanhuang (shh) chromosome 4, IMPLAD_Smil_shh, whole genome shotgun sequence includes the following:
- the LOC131022205 gene encoding ABC transporter B family member 11-like isoform X1, with amino-acid sequence MESGSPYSIFSTADYWDKILMLVGTIGAIGNGLSQPLMALIFGSLVNAFGQSQTKNIVPLVSEVSLQFVYLALGCGLAAFLQVSCWTITGERQSARIRRLYLQAILRQDIAYFDEKVNTGEVIEKMSSDTILIHDAIGEKAGKFVQVTTTTLGSFVIAFVKGWLLALVTFLAIPVTVTVSVVMYFIISFKINSLAQKARSNATNVVHQTIGCIRTVASFNGEKQAVANYKKFLASSYKSDMHAIMCGGLEFGFQMFIMFCTYAMAVWFGSKMIIQKGYTGGDVYIVLLAVLMGSSSMSQASRPLAAFSAGQAATLNIFTAINRKPDIDAYDTRGKMFKDIRGDIELKHVTFSYPTRPKELIFDAFSLFIPNGTTAALVGQSGSGKSTVISLIERFYDPLSGEVLIDGTDLREFQLKWIRSKIGLVSQEPVLFNASIKDNIAYGKDEATLGEIREAAKLANAKDFIDKLPQGMDTMVGERGVQLSSGQKQRVAIARAIIKDPRILLLDEATSALDADSERIVQEELEKIMMNRTTIIVAHRLSTIRNANMIVVFHQGKVVEKGTHVELLKDPQGVYSNMIHSQEVNDDIEQDIDNRYRIGTSKSILECNLMFLSTRFPSSWSLGMSSTSPQSLSLSFSKTTLDDKASFSTEASKDLPEVSTYRLAHLNKPEAPVLIAGAIVAIITGAILPVLGLLTANMIKSFFELPDKLRKDSKFWAVMYFILGIVSLITYSSRSYLFGVAGNKLIKRIRLMCFEKLVSMEIGWFDMAENSNGMISARLSTDAAMIRSLVGDALAQIVQEAAALLVGLTIAFQACWQLALLISAMMPLLGLQTYVQMKFAKRFYKEAKMMNEKVSQVANDSVGNMRTIASFCAQEKIMEIYKEKCEGPSTSGTKLGLIGGIGFAASIGFLYLVYAASFYTGARLVEDGKTTTSDVFRVFFVLSMVAIAISTWSAMAPDSSKAKAAAASVFAILDGKSKIDSSNESGITLENISGKIEFRHVNFSYPSRPDIQILKDLSLTVNSCKIVGLVGESGSGKSTVISLLQRFYEYDSGHITLDGIEICKLQLRWLRQQMGLVNQEPILFNDTIRANIAYGKGEAATEAEIIAAAKSANAHEFISGLSQGYDTIVGERGVQLSGGQKQRVAIARAVMKKPMILLLDEATSALDVESEKIVQEALDKVMVNRSTIVVAHRLSTIRGADTIAVFRNGCIVEKGNHHSLINIKDGYYSGLVRIHYTALP; translated from the exons ATGGAGAGTGGCTCGCCTTACTCGATATTCTCAACTGCCGATTATTGGGACAAAATTCTGATGTTGGTAGGCACAATTGGTGCCATTGGCAATGGACTGTCACAGCCTCTAATGGCTCTCATTTTTGGCAGCTTAGTAAATGCTTTTGGGCAATCCCAAACAAAGAACATCGTACCATTGGTGTCTGAG GTCTCACTTCAATTTGTGTACTTGGCTCTGGGGTGTGGGCTTGCTGCTTTTCTTC AGGTGTCATGTTGGACAATCACTGGGGAGAGGCAGTCTGCTCGAATTAGGAGGCTATATTTGCAAGCTATATTGCGACAAGATATTGCTTACTTTGATGAGAAAGTAAACACTGGAGAAGTCATTGAAAAGATGTCTAGTGACACTATTCTTATCCATGATGCCATTGGTGAGAAG GCGGGAAAGTTTGTTCAAGTTACAACAACGACACTTGGATCCTTTGTGATTGCCTTTGTAAAAGGATGGCTTCTTGCACTAGTCACATTTTTAGCAATTCCTGTGACGGTCACGGTCTCTGTCGTCATGTACTTTATCATCAGTTTCAAGATTAATTCTCTGGCTCAGAAAGCACGCAGTAATGCTACCAACGTAGTGCATCAAACAATTGGTTGTATCAGAACT GTTGCATCATTTAATGGGGAGAAACAAGCTGTGGCTAACTACAAGAAGTTTCTTGCTAGCTCATATAAATCTGACATGCATGCAATCATGTGTGGTGGATTAGAATTCGGATTCCAAATGTTCATCATGTTCTGCACTTATGCCATGGCTGTTTGGTTTGGTTCCAAAATGATCATACAAAAAGGTTATACAGGAGGGGATGTGTACATTGTGCTCCTTGCAGTGTTAATGGGATCTTC ttcTATGTCTCAAGCATCACGTCCATTAGCTGCATTCTCAGCAGGCCAAGCAGCAACATTAAATATATTTACGGCGATAAATAGGAAGCCTGACATTGATGCTTATGATACAAGAGGAAAGATGTTTAAAGACATTCGTGGAGACATAGAGTTGAAGCATGTCACTTTCAGCTACCCAACAAGGCCAAAAGAGCTTATATTTGATGCATTTTCTCTATTCATTCCCAATGGAACCACTGCAGCTTTGGTTGGGCAGAGTGGGAGCGGGAAGTCGACTGTAATTAGTTTAATCGAGCGATTTTATGATCCACTTTCTGGTGAGGTATTGATTGATGGAACCGATCTTCGAGAATTCCAGTTGAAGTGGATTAGATCAAAGATAGGTTTGGTTAGTCAAGAGCCAGTGCTTTTTAATGCCAGCATCAAGGATAATATTGCGTATGGCAAAGACGAAGCAACTTTGGGCGAGATTAGAGAAGCAGCAAAATTAGCAAACGCAAAAGATTTCATTGATAAACTTCCTCAG GGGATGGACACCATGGTTGGGGAACGTGGCGTTCAACTTTCGAGTGGTCAGAAACAAAGAGTTGCCATAGCCAGAGCAATTATAAAGGACCCTAGAATTCTACTTCTAGACGAGGCAACAAGTGCACTAGATGCAGACTCAGAGAGAATTGTACAAGAGGAGCTGGAAAAGATTATGATGAATCGAACGACTATCATTGTTGCACATCGCTTGAGCACCATTAGAAATGCTAATATGATTGTTGTTTTTCACCAAGGAAAAGTGGTTGAGAAAG GCACACATGTCGAATTACTCAAGGATCCTCAAGGGGTGTATTCTAATATGATACACTCTCAAGAAGTAAATGACGATATAGAGCAAGACATTGACAATAGATACAGAATAGGTACTTCAAAATCTATCTTAGAGTGTAATCTAATGTTTTTATCTACGCGTTTCCCGAGTTCATGGTCATTAGGAATGTCAAGTACGAGCCCTCAGTCACTGTCACTTAGTTTCTCCAAGACAACACTAGATGATAAGGCTTCCTTCTCTACTGAGGCATCAAAAGACCTTCCAGAGGTATCAACTTATCGCCTTGCTCATCTCAACAAGCCAGAGGCACCGGTGCTAATAGCAGGAGCTATAGTTGCTATCATAACTGGGGCAATACTGCCAGTTCTTGGCTTACTAACTGCTAACATGATCAAGAGTTTTTTCGAGTTGCCTGATAAACTGAGGAAGGATTCAAAATTTTGGGCTGTGATGTATTTCATTCTTGGAATTGTATCACTTATTACATATTCATCAAGGTCGTATTTGTTTGGTGTGGCTGGGAATAAGTTGATTAAGCGAATTAGACTAATGTGCTTTGAGAAGCTAGTTAGCATGGAGATAGGATGGTTTGATATGGCTGAAAACTCCAATGGTATGATTAGTGCAAGGCTCTCAACTGATGCAGCTATGATCCGTTCTCTCGTTGGAGATGCCTTAGCGCAGATTGTGCAAGAAGCCGCTGCACTTCTAGTTGGGTTGACTATTGCTTTTCAAGCATGTTGGCAGTTGGCACTCTTAATCAGTGCAATGATGCCCCTCTTAGGATTACAAACCTATGTACAAATGAAGTTTGCCAAACGGTTCTACAAGGAAGCAAAG ATGATGAACGAGAAAGTGAGTCAAGTAGCAAATGATTCTGTTGGTAATATGAGAACAATAGCTTCATTTTGTGCTCAAGAAAAAATTATGGAGATTTACAAGGAAAAATGTGAAGGGCCTTCTACAAGTGGGACAAAACTAGGATTGATTGGTGGGATAGGATTTGCTGCATCTATAGGCTTTTTGTATTTGGTATATGCTGCTAGCTTCTATACAGGTGCTCGACTTGTTGAGGATGGAAAAACTACCACTTCTGATGTGTTCCGT GTTTTCTTTGTTCTATCCATGGTGGCTATTGCAATATCCACTTGGAGCGCCATGGCTCCGGATTCGAGCAAAGCAAAAGCAGCAGCCGCCTCTGTATTTGCTATTCTTGATGGAAAATCCAAGATCGATTCTAGCAATGAATCAGGCATCACTctagaaaatattagtggaaaAATTGAATTCAGACATGTCAACTTCAGCTATCCAAGTAGGCCAGACATACAAATTTTGAAGGATCTTTCTTTGACAGTCAACAGTTGCAAG ATAGTTGGTCTAGTTGGAGAGAGCGGGAGTGGTAAATCAACTGTCATCTCGTTACTGCAACGATTTTATGAATATGATTCTGGTCATATCACACTTGATGGGATTGAGATATGCAAGCTCCAGCTGAGATGGCTAAGGCAGCAGATGGGGCTAGTGAACCAAGAGCCCATCTTGTTCAACGACACAATCCGAGCAAACATCGCATATGGAAAGGGAGAAGCTGCAACCGAGGCAGAGATCATAGCTGCAGCAAAATCAGCAAATGCACATGAATTCATCAGCGGATTGAGCCAG GGATATGATACAATAGTAGGAGAGAGAGGGGTACAACTATCGGGCGGACAAAAGCAGCGTGTGGCAATTGCAAGAGCTGTAATGAAGAAGCCGATGATACTGCTACTAGACGAAGCAACAAGCGCATTGGATGTTGAGTCTGAGAAGATAGTTCAAGAAGCGCTTGACAAAGTAATGGTAAACAGAAGCACAATTGTGGTAGCACATAGGCTATCTACAATCAGGGGAGCAGACACGATTGCTGTGTTCAGGAATGGATGCATTGTGGAGAAGGGGAACCACCACAGCTTGATCAATATAAAAGATGGTTACTACTCCGGTCTAGTAAGAATCCACTACACTGCATTGCCTTAA
- the LOC131022205 gene encoding ABC transporter B family member 11-like isoform X2: protein MESGSPYSIFSTADYWDKILMLVGTIGAIGNGLSQPLMALIFGSLVNAFGQSQTKNIVPLVSEVSLQFVYLALGCGLAAFLQVSCWTITGERQSARIRRLYLQAILRQDIAYFDEKVNTGEVIEKMSSDTILIHDAIGEKAGKFVQVTTTTLGSFVIAFVKGWLLALVTFLAIPVTVTVSVVMYFIISFKINSLAQKARSNATNVVHQTIGCIRTVASFNGEKQAVANYKKFLASSYKSDMHAIMCGGLEFGFQMFIMFCTYAMAVWFGSKMIIQKGYTGGDVYIVLLAVLMGSSSMSQASRPLAAFSAGQAATLNIFTAINRKPDIDAYDTRGKMFKDIRGDIELKHVTFSYPTRPKELIFDAFSLFIPNGTTAALVGQSGSGKSTVISLIERFYDPLSGEVLIDGTDLREFQLKWIRSKIGLVSQEPVLFNASIKDNIAYGKDEATLGEIREAAKLANAKDFIDKLPQGMDTMVGERGVQLSSGQKQRVAIARAIIKDPRILLLDEATSALDADSERIVQEELEKIMMNRTTIIVAHRLSTIRNANMIVVFHQGKVVEKGTHVELLKDPQGVYSNMIHSQEVNDDIEQDIDNRYRIGMSSTSPQSLSLSFSKTTLDDKASFSTEASKDLPEVSTYRLAHLNKPEAPVLIAGAIVAIITGAILPVLGLLTANMIKSFFELPDKLRKDSKFWAVMYFILGIVSLITYSSRSYLFGVAGNKLIKRIRLMCFEKLVSMEIGWFDMAENSNGMISARLSTDAAMIRSLVGDALAQIVQEAAALLVGLTIAFQACWQLALLISAMMPLLGLQTYVQMKFAKRFYKEAKMMNEKVSQVANDSVGNMRTIASFCAQEKIMEIYKEKCEGPSTSGTKLGLIGGIGFAASIGFLYLVYAASFYTGARLVEDGKTTTSDVFRVFFVLSMVAIAISTWSAMAPDSSKAKAAAASVFAILDGKSKIDSSNESGITLENISGKIEFRHVNFSYPSRPDIQILKDLSLTVNSCKIVGLVGESGSGKSTVISLLQRFYEYDSGHITLDGIEICKLQLRWLRQQMGLVNQEPILFNDTIRANIAYGKGEAATEAEIIAAAKSANAHEFISGLSQGYDTIVGERGVQLSGGQKQRVAIARAVMKKPMILLLDEATSALDVESEKIVQEALDKVMVNRSTIVVAHRLSTIRGADTIAVFRNGCIVEKGNHHSLINIKDGYYSGLVRIHYTALP from the exons ATGGAGAGTGGCTCGCCTTACTCGATATTCTCAACTGCCGATTATTGGGACAAAATTCTGATGTTGGTAGGCACAATTGGTGCCATTGGCAATGGACTGTCACAGCCTCTAATGGCTCTCATTTTTGGCAGCTTAGTAAATGCTTTTGGGCAATCCCAAACAAAGAACATCGTACCATTGGTGTCTGAG GTCTCACTTCAATTTGTGTACTTGGCTCTGGGGTGTGGGCTTGCTGCTTTTCTTC AGGTGTCATGTTGGACAATCACTGGGGAGAGGCAGTCTGCTCGAATTAGGAGGCTATATTTGCAAGCTATATTGCGACAAGATATTGCTTACTTTGATGAGAAAGTAAACACTGGAGAAGTCATTGAAAAGATGTCTAGTGACACTATTCTTATCCATGATGCCATTGGTGAGAAG GCGGGAAAGTTTGTTCAAGTTACAACAACGACACTTGGATCCTTTGTGATTGCCTTTGTAAAAGGATGGCTTCTTGCACTAGTCACATTTTTAGCAATTCCTGTGACGGTCACGGTCTCTGTCGTCATGTACTTTATCATCAGTTTCAAGATTAATTCTCTGGCTCAGAAAGCACGCAGTAATGCTACCAACGTAGTGCATCAAACAATTGGTTGTATCAGAACT GTTGCATCATTTAATGGGGAGAAACAAGCTGTGGCTAACTACAAGAAGTTTCTTGCTAGCTCATATAAATCTGACATGCATGCAATCATGTGTGGTGGATTAGAATTCGGATTCCAAATGTTCATCATGTTCTGCACTTATGCCATGGCTGTTTGGTTTGGTTCCAAAATGATCATACAAAAAGGTTATACAGGAGGGGATGTGTACATTGTGCTCCTTGCAGTGTTAATGGGATCTTC ttcTATGTCTCAAGCATCACGTCCATTAGCTGCATTCTCAGCAGGCCAAGCAGCAACATTAAATATATTTACGGCGATAAATAGGAAGCCTGACATTGATGCTTATGATACAAGAGGAAAGATGTTTAAAGACATTCGTGGAGACATAGAGTTGAAGCATGTCACTTTCAGCTACCCAACAAGGCCAAAAGAGCTTATATTTGATGCATTTTCTCTATTCATTCCCAATGGAACCACTGCAGCTTTGGTTGGGCAGAGTGGGAGCGGGAAGTCGACTGTAATTAGTTTAATCGAGCGATTTTATGATCCACTTTCTGGTGAGGTATTGATTGATGGAACCGATCTTCGAGAATTCCAGTTGAAGTGGATTAGATCAAAGATAGGTTTGGTTAGTCAAGAGCCAGTGCTTTTTAATGCCAGCATCAAGGATAATATTGCGTATGGCAAAGACGAAGCAACTTTGGGCGAGATTAGAGAAGCAGCAAAATTAGCAAACGCAAAAGATTTCATTGATAAACTTCCTCAG GGGATGGACACCATGGTTGGGGAACGTGGCGTTCAACTTTCGAGTGGTCAGAAACAAAGAGTTGCCATAGCCAGAGCAATTATAAAGGACCCTAGAATTCTACTTCTAGACGAGGCAACAAGTGCACTAGATGCAGACTCAGAGAGAATTGTACAAGAGGAGCTGGAAAAGATTATGATGAATCGAACGACTATCATTGTTGCACATCGCTTGAGCACCATTAGAAATGCTAATATGATTGTTGTTTTTCACCAAGGAAAAGTGGTTGAGAAAG GCACACATGTCGAATTACTCAAGGATCCTCAAGGGGTGTATTCTAATATGATACACTCTCAAGAAGTAAATGACGATATAGAGCAAGACATTGACAATAGATACAGAATAG GAATGTCAAGTACGAGCCCTCAGTCACTGTCACTTAGTTTCTCCAAGACAACACTAGATGATAAGGCTTCCTTCTCTACTGAGGCATCAAAAGACCTTCCAGAGGTATCAACTTATCGCCTTGCTCATCTCAACAAGCCAGAGGCACCGGTGCTAATAGCAGGAGCTATAGTTGCTATCATAACTGGGGCAATACTGCCAGTTCTTGGCTTACTAACTGCTAACATGATCAAGAGTTTTTTCGAGTTGCCTGATAAACTGAGGAAGGATTCAAAATTTTGGGCTGTGATGTATTTCATTCTTGGAATTGTATCACTTATTACATATTCATCAAGGTCGTATTTGTTTGGTGTGGCTGGGAATAAGTTGATTAAGCGAATTAGACTAATGTGCTTTGAGAAGCTAGTTAGCATGGAGATAGGATGGTTTGATATGGCTGAAAACTCCAATGGTATGATTAGTGCAAGGCTCTCAACTGATGCAGCTATGATCCGTTCTCTCGTTGGAGATGCCTTAGCGCAGATTGTGCAAGAAGCCGCTGCACTTCTAGTTGGGTTGACTATTGCTTTTCAAGCATGTTGGCAGTTGGCACTCTTAATCAGTGCAATGATGCCCCTCTTAGGATTACAAACCTATGTACAAATGAAGTTTGCCAAACGGTTCTACAAGGAAGCAAAG ATGATGAACGAGAAAGTGAGTCAAGTAGCAAATGATTCTGTTGGTAATATGAGAACAATAGCTTCATTTTGTGCTCAAGAAAAAATTATGGAGATTTACAAGGAAAAATGTGAAGGGCCTTCTACAAGTGGGACAAAACTAGGATTGATTGGTGGGATAGGATTTGCTGCATCTATAGGCTTTTTGTATTTGGTATATGCTGCTAGCTTCTATACAGGTGCTCGACTTGTTGAGGATGGAAAAACTACCACTTCTGATGTGTTCCGT GTTTTCTTTGTTCTATCCATGGTGGCTATTGCAATATCCACTTGGAGCGCCATGGCTCCGGATTCGAGCAAAGCAAAAGCAGCAGCCGCCTCTGTATTTGCTATTCTTGATGGAAAATCCAAGATCGATTCTAGCAATGAATCAGGCATCACTctagaaaatattagtggaaaAATTGAATTCAGACATGTCAACTTCAGCTATCCAAGTAGGCCAGACATACAAATTTTGAAGGATCTTTCTTTGACAGTCAACAGTTGCAAG ATAGTTGGTCTAGTTGGAGAGAGCGGGAGTGGTAAATCAACTGTCATCTCGTTACTGCAACGATTTTATGAATATGATTCTGGTCATATCACACTTGATGGGATTGAGATATGCAAGCTCCAGCTGAGATGGCTAAGGCAGCAGATGGGGCTAGTGAACCAAGAGCCCATCTTGTTCAACGACACAATCCGAGCAAACATCGCATATGGAAAGGGAGAAGCTGCAACCGAGGCAGAGATCATAGCTGCAGCAAAATCAGCAAATGCACATGAATTCATCAGCGGATTGAGCCAG GGATATGATACAATAGTAGGAGAGAGAGGGGTACAACTATCGGGCGGACAAAAGCAGCGTGTGGCAATTGCAAGAGCTGTAATGAAGAAGCCGATGATACTGCTACTAGACGAAGCAACAAGCGCATTGGATGTTGAGTCTGAGAAGATAGTTCAAGAAGCGCTTGACAAAGTAATGGTAAACAGAAGCACAATTGTGGTAGCACATAGGCTATCTACAATCAGGGGAGCAGACACGATTGCTGTGTTCAGGAATGGATGCATTGTGGAGAAGGGGAACCACCACAGCTTGATCAATATAAAAGATGGTTACTACTCCGGTCTAGTAAGAATCCACTACACTGCATTGCCTTAA
- the LOC131022238 gene encoding uncharacterized protein LOC131022238 — translation MLEDIRQSLMVRMHDIVKKLEVCKDEICPNIRKRLNKIDSLTRFCEILPGVGGKYEVKHLNVTYIVDLGAGLCSCVDWNLTAIPCVHAMACINHSRVHVENFVDPFYFKTTCQAAYKFCLEPSLGESEWPKINECPIQPPYVCKLPGRPKKNRKRAEDELRMHSSNKITKHGVKMKCSMCGGVGHNKRSCLIAKSAAIGSEVLEQPCNASTSELRKHKRQAREGFGVLVAESGNILWRNPSGGRAQLVVTSRHPNDCVQVGDLTRGQQTRVEQASQANGSQVLDNPTPHL, via the exons ATGTTGGAAGATATTAGGCAGTCTCTTATGGTGAGAATGCATGACattgttaaaaaattagaaGTGTGCAAGGATGAGATCTGTCCAAATATCAGAAAAAGACTGAATAAGATAGATAGCCTAACTAGATTTTGTGAAATCTTGCCGGGTGTTGGAGGAAAGTATGAGGTCAAGCACCTCAATGTGACATATATTGTGGATCTAGGTGCTGGATTGTGTTCTTGTGTAGATTGGAATCTTACAGCCATTCCTTGTGTCCATGCTATGGCTTGTATTAATCATTCTAGAGTTCATGTGGAGAACTTTGTTGATCCATTCTACTTTAAGACAACTTGTCAAGCAGCATATAAATTTTGCCTAGAGCCATCACTTGGTGAGAGTGAATGGCCAAAGATCAATGAGTGTCCTATACAGCCACCATACGTATGCAAACTCCCTGGAAGGCCaaagaaaaataggaaaagGGCTGAAGATGAACTTCGTATGCATAGTTCCAACAAAATAACAAAGCATGGAGTGAAAATGAAGTGTTCAATGTGTGGTGGAGTAGGACACAACAAAAGAAGTTGCTTAATAGCTAAg TCTGCTGCTATTGGGAGTGAAGTCCTTGAACAACCATGTAATGCCTCTACTAGTGAATTGAGGAAACACAAAAGACAA gCTCGAGAAGGTTTTGGGGTTCTTGTTGCTGAATCTGGAAATATTTTATGGAGA AATCCGAGTGGAGGAAGAGCTCAACTTGTGGTCACATCCCGACATCCGAATGATTGTGTTCAAGTAGGAGATCTAACAAGAGGGCAACAAACAAGGGTTGAACAAGCTTCACAAGCTAATGGGAGTCAAGTCCTGGATAATCCTACACCACATTTGTAG